Proteins from a genomic interval of bacterium:
- a CDS encoding tetratricopeptide repeat protein has protein sequence MIGREAEVATARGQLLRSDVRLLTFTGAPGIGKTRLALEVALEIVGEFPDGAFFVDLAPIAAPTLVVAAIARTLRVREAGNVPLLGLVKQAIGDRRLLLILDNFEQVMAAAPQVSDLLTACPRAKIIVTSRAALHLSWEHEFPVPPLRLPDLTHLPPADALSSYPAVALFLERAWAVVPEFTLTRENARSVAEICSRLDGLPLSINLAAARIKMLPPEAILERLQRRLDLLTGGGRDVPPRQQTLREAIDWSYELLDPPEQQLFSRLSVFAGGCTLEAANAVCAPGGELQIDMLEGLGALVDKSLLQPVASGHSEPRYRILDTLREYGLERLATAGTIEQIQERHAAFFVALAERAEGGLATPEQAIWLERLERDHDNLRTVLSWAAERGDTERSLRLAAALTRFWLMRGYFREAREWLEAALSGDGAASGLARAKALRGAAHLLWVQGDYEGAIACADESLTLAKGSGDTYGVAFSLGTLGLLAYFKGDLEQAVALLNESLRLARDLSKTWLIALVLNNLARATIRQGQAEQALVLLEESLHLAQGLGDGWLISLVRTSLGVAALHLADGAQAAIHLKESLVLARHLRDQWGLAWNLEGLAAVAGATGHPERAARLLGAAEMLRSTMKTPLTPFEREDLQHTRDVVRTGLGEQPFEAAWAFGMAMAPEQAVEYALAVGASLLPTSEHTLDSSSVRTSVPLTHRQREVAALIAWGRTNREIATALVITERTAATHVQHILNKLGFSSRAQIAVWAVEHGLYGSPVAPE, from the coding sequence TTGATCGGACGGGAAGCGGAGGTCGCGACGGCTCGCGGCCAGCTCTTACGCTCCGATGTCCGCCTGCTCACCTTCACCGGAGCGCCAGGCATCGGCAAAACCCGCCTGGCCCTCGAAGTAGCCCTAGAGATAGTCGGCGAATTCCCCGACGGCGCGTTCTTTGTTGATCTGGCCCCCATCGCGGCGCCGACGTTGGTTGTCGCCGCCATTGCCCGGACGCTCCGGGTGAGAGAGGCGGGCAACGTGCCGTTGTTGGGATTGGTGAAGCAGGCGATTGGAGACCGGCGGCTGCTCCTCATCCTTGACAATTTCGAACAGGTCATGGCGGCGGCGCCGCAGGTCAGCGATCTGCTGACAGCCTGTCCCCGCGCAAAGATCATCGTCACCAGCCGGGCCGCGCTTCACCTGAGCTGGGAACACGAATTCCCGGTGCCGCCGTTGCGGCTGCCGGACCTGACCCACCTACCGCCTGCAGACGCGCTCTCAAGCTACCCGGCGGTGGCCCTCTTTCTCGAACGCGCCTGGGCCGTCGTTCCTGAGTTTACGCTCACACGCGAGAATGCTCGCTCAGTGGCCGAGATTTGCTCGCGTCTCGACGGTCTTCCCCTCAGCATCAACCTGGCTGCCGCGCGGATCAAGATGCTCCCTCCAGAGGCGATTCTGGAGCGGTTGCAGCGACGACTCGATCTCCTCACGGGAGGTGGACGGGATGTTCCCCCTCGGCAGCAGACACTGCGAGAAGCGATTGACTGGAGCTACGAGTTGTTGGATCCACCAGAACAGCAGCTGTTCAGTCGGCTCTCCGTTTTTGCGGGCGGATGCACGCTGGAGGCTGCGAACGCGGTGTGCGCTCCTGGCGGCGAGCTTCAAATAGACATGCTTGAGGGGCTGGGCGCGCTTGTGGACAAGAGCCTGCTCCAGCCGGTGGCTTCTGGCCACAGCGAGCCTAGGTACCGGATCTTGGACACCCTGCGTGAGTATGGGCTTGAACGGCTCGCCACCGCCGGAACAATAGAGCAGATCCAGGAGCGTCACGCCGCATTTTTCGTGGCTTTGGCTGAACGCGCAGAAGGCGGACTCGCGACCCCGGAGCAGGCGATCTGGCTTGAACGGCTGGAGCGCGACCACGACAACCTGAGAACCGTCCTGTCGTGGGCGGCGGAGCGCGGGGACACCGAACGGAGCCTGCGATTGGCTGCGGCGCTGACGCGGTTCTGGCTGATGCGCGGCTACTTTCGCGAGGCACGCGAGTGGCTCGAGGCGGCGTTGTCCGGAGACGGTGCGGCATCGGGGCTTGCGCGGGCCAAGGCCCTGCGTGGAGCGGCCCACCTCCTCTGGGTCCAGGGGGACTATGAGGGCGCAATTGCGTGCGCCGACGAGAGCCTCACGCTCGCCAAGGGGTCGGGAGACACCTATGGCGTCGCCTTTTCCCTCGGCACTCTCGGATTGCTCGCCTACTTCAAGGGCGACCTGGAGCAGGCGGTGGCGCTCTTGAATGAGAGCTTGCGCCTGGCCCGGGATTTGTCGAAGACGTGGCTGATCGCCCTCGTGTTGAACAACTTGGCGCGGGCGACGATTCGCCAGGGGCAAGCCGAACAGGCACTGGTCCTGCTTGAAGAGAGCCTGCACCTCGCCCAGGGTCTGGGGGACGGCTGGCTCATCAGCCTCGTGCGTACCAGCCTCGGCGTGGCCGCCCTCCATCTCGCCGATGGCGCGCAGGCGGCCATACATTTGAAGGAGAGCCTCGTCCTGGCCCGCCACCTGCGAGACCAGTGGGGGCTCGCGTGGAACCTCGAGGGACTGGCGGCGGTGGCCGGCGCAACCGGCCATCCGGAGCGGGCCGCACGGCTGCTCGGGGCCGCGGAGATGCTACGCAGCACGATGAAGACACCGCTGACCCCCTTCGAGCGCGAAGACCTTCAACATACTAGGGACGTCGTTCGGACAGGGTTGGGGGAGCAACCATTCGAGGCGGCGTGGGCGTTCGGCATGGCCATGGCACCTGAGCAGGCCGTCGAATACGCGCTGGCAGTGGGGGCTTCGCTCTTGCCAACGAGCGAGCATACTTTAGATTCGTCATCCGTTAGGACTTCAGTGCCCCTTACTCATCGCCAGCGGGAAGTTGCCGCGCTCATCGCATGGGGGCGGACGAACCGCGAGATCGCGACTGCGCTCGTCATTACCGAGCGGACGGCCGCGACGCATGTCCAGCACATCCTCAACAAGTTGGGGTTCAGCTCACGCGCGCAGATCGCCGTGTGGGCAGTCGAGCACGGGTTGTACGGGTCGCCGGTAGCTCCCGAGTAG